CCACAACTGCGTCAACAACAAGCTGTTGACCGGCGTGTGTACCAGCTTGTGCCAATCGAATTTTGACGATCTGCTGCGGGAGGAATGGATCGATCGGCTGATCGAGATGGGCGTGTTTTATTGCTGGTACCACGGTTACCGCGTGGTCGGTCCGGTGCCGAACCCAGACCTCGCTCTTACGCCGCAGCAGCAGTTGGCGGTCCGCAAGTTTGTGGTCGAAATGCGTGTCAAGAAACCGATTGCGATCATTGACGCGTATCACGATGCCGACGGCAACGCGTTGTGCCCGGCCGCGACTGGCTTCACGCATCATATCAGCCCGTATGGCGATATCGAACCTTGCCCGGTGATTCAGTTCGCTAAGGAATCGATCCACGACGAACGACCGTTGCGTCAGGTCTTCAATGAGTCGGAGTACCTACGCGACTTCCGCGAACTGGCCGCGAAGAATACGCGCGGCTGCATCATTCTCGAACGACCTGATTTGCTTTCCGACTTCGCCAAAGGGCATGAAGCGAAAGACACCACGGTCCGCAAAGAAGCGTACGAGGAACTCGACGCGCTGAAGTCGAATCCATCGCAGTACAATCCCGGCAACGAGATCCCTGAGAAAAGCTGGGTTTATTGGCTGTTGAAGAAATACGCCTTCCATGACTACGGTGCCTACACGAAGCATTTTCAAATGGAAAACTGGCAGCCCACCATTCCGGCCGAAGGTGCCGATGCGTCGGCGGCTCCGGCGAACCTTGTGCAGTTGAAAGTCGACGCGCCGAACTAATCTTGCGGTTGCTTCCACCGGCATGACGTCGTGTTGTGAACGCTGCCTCTTTGGTTTGCTTCACGCCAACGCTCTTACTAGACTGAGAGCGTTCGCAGGCGATGACCGGCATAGCTCGATTCGTGATGCCACTGCCGGGCCTGCTCTTCGCTTGTTGGAAATGATTTGATGCGTTTGGCTGTCTCTCTTCTGCTTTTCTTCGTCGCCAGCAATCTGTGGGCTCAAGATCCATCGAAGCTACCGCATGGCGAACATATGCCCGGCATCGATAACGTGCTGAAGGTCACACCGCATGTCGTCAGCGGAAGTCAGCCACATGGCGAAGAAGGTTTCAAGACGCTCAAGGAATTGGGCATCAATGTGATTGTCTCGGTGGATGGGGCGATCCCCGATGTTGAGACCGCTCGCAAATATGGAATGCGTTACGTTCATGTGCCGATCGGTTACGACGGCATCTCCGACGATGCCCAGGCCGCATTAAAGCGAGTGATGAATGACTTCCAGCAGGATAAGATCTTCTTCCATTGCCACCATGGCAAACATCGCGGGCCCGCCGCCGCGGCGGTTGCCTGCTATGAAGCGGAAGAACTGACCGAGAACCAGGCCCTCGACTTCATGCGGAGCGCCGGGACAAGTTCCGACTATGGTGGGCTTTGGAAAGAGATCACCCAGTTCCAGCCGATCCCTGAGTCGACTCCGCTGCCGATGCTGGTGGAAGTCGCAGAAGTCGAATCGGTCGCCGCGGCGATGGCCAAGCTCGATCGAATCTACGATAGCCTCGTGCTGTGCGATCAGGCCGGCTGGGAAGCTCCCGCCGAGCA
This genomic window from Bremerella sp. JC817 contains:
- a CDS encoding cytochrome c; translated protein: MRLAVSLLLFFVASNLWAQDPSKLPHGEHMPGIDNVLKVTPHVVSGSQPHGEEGFKTLKELGINVIVSVDGAIPDVETARKYGMRYVHVPIGYDGISDDAQAALKRVMNDFQQDKIFFHCHHGKHRGPAAAAVACYEAEELTENQALDFMRSAGTSSDYGGLWKEITQFQPIPESTPLPMLVEVAEVESVAAAMAKLDRIYDSLVLCDQAGWEAPAEHADLAPAQQALLLQEGLYETRRLLNEDQYDAKFRKMLAASEDLAKSLKQQIEAGQKSEATATLKKVKASCSACHNDYRN
- a CDS encoding radical SAM protein: MYLRLAKRALLETDKRLVAKFMWLMGFKGLRSVQKHKARLKRGEFFPPFLYISVINSCNLRCQGCWVDVSAKQSKIDLDAMDRMLNEAKAMGNAFFGILGGEPFMHADILEIFRRHQDAYFQVFTNGHFITDEVAKELRKLGNVTPLISIEGTEIISDVRRGRGGVYSKSMEGIHNCVNNKLLTGVCTSLCQSNFDDLLREEWIDRLIEMGVFYCWYHGYRVVGPVPNPDLALTPQQQLAVRKFVVEMRVKKPIAIIDAYHDADGNALCPAATGFTHHISPYGDIEPCPVIQFAKESIHDERPLRQVFNESEYLRDFRELAAKNTRGCIILERPDLLSDFAKGHEAKDTTVRKEAYEELDALKSNPSQYNPGNEIPEKSWVYWLLKKYAFHDYGAYTKHFQMENWQPTIPAEGADASAAPANLVQLKVDAPN